The genomic interval TTCGCGGGCGCAGGCCGTCAGCATGCGGTCGGCCTCGCCGAGGCTCAGGGCCATCGGCTTCTGGCAGAGGATCGCCTTCGGGGCGCGGGCCGCCGCCGCGATGACCATTTCGGCGTGCAGACCGTGCCAGCTACAGACGTCGACGAAGTCCGGGCGGACCTCGTCCAGCATCTGGCGGTAGTCGGCAAAACGGCCGGACTCCGGCACACTGAAGAACTCGCCATACTCGTCGCGCGCCTGCTTGTTGCTGTCGGCAATCGCGACGAGATCGACATCCGGGACACCCTGCCATCCGCGCCCGTGGCAGCGGGCGATGGTGCCACAGGCAATGATCGCGCTTCGATATCGAGCCATAGGTGCTCGCCCCCTCTCAGTTCAGGACAGCATGAGGGAGGCCGCGCCCGGGGATGCGGCGCGCGGCCAGATCAGACGAGGCGTCACAGGGGGAACTGGCGCTACCCCTTGACGCCCGTGCTCACCAGACCTTGCACGAAGTATCGCTGCAGGGCCAGATAGACGAAGATGGTCGGCAGGCTCATCAGCGTGGCCGCCGCGAAGATCAGCGGGAAGTCCGCCACGGTCTCGGCCTGCTGCTGGGTGTACGAGTAGATCAGCCGCTGCACCGTCAGCGCCACCGGGGTGACTTCGCGGTTGCCGCCGACGAGGATCAGCGGGCTGAAGTAGTCGTTCCAGATCTGGACGAATTCCAGGATCGCCACAGCGGTCAGGGCCGGCTTCAACATCGGAACGTAGATCTGAAAGATCACGCGGAGGGTGCCCGCGCCGTCCACTCGCGCCGCCTCCTCGAAGTCCCCGGGCAGCATCTCGTAGTTCTGCTTGACCAGGAACAGCGCGATCACGTTGACCAGCCCGAGGATCCCGAGGGCCGGCCACTCGTTCACGAAGCCGTGGCCGCCCATGCCCCAGATGTCGTTGCCGCCGACCAGCGGCCACCGCGCCAGCATGATGTAGAGCGGCAAAATGGTCAGGAGCGGGGGCACCATCAGCCCCGACAGGAAGAAGACGAACAACGGCGTCTTGAACGGGAACTGGAGCCGTCCAAAGGCGTAGCCGCCCATGATCGCGATCAGCAGCGCCCAGAAGATGTACCAGAGCGAGCGGCCAACGGTGATCAGCATCGACTGCCAGATGCACCCCTGCGAGCAGTTCCCCAGGATGATCAGGTAGTTCTTGAGACTGAGGCTGTCGGGGATCGGCATGTAGGCGCTGCGGTAGTACTGCTCGGTGGAGGTAAAGGTCGCCAGCACCATGAACGCGATGGGGTACAGGATGATGATGCTGGTGACGGTCAGCACGGTGTAGATCAGCGCCGAGAGCCAGAGCGGTCGGCGGCGGGTGGTGTTCATACGTCGCCTCCCCTCAGCCGCGCTGCCGGAAGAACCGGAGATTGAGGCCGCTCAACGTCATCAGGACCACCAGCAGCAACATGCTCTGGGCGGCGGCCATGCCCATCGCCAGGTTGCCGAAGGCGTCGCTGTACATCGAGTAGACCAGCGTGCGAGTCGAGTTGTTTGGACCGCCGAAGGTCAGCACCAGCGGCGCTTCCCAGGTCTGGAGCGTCCGCACCAGCGAGGTCATGAAGACGAACAGGGTGACCGGGGCCAGCTGCGGGATGGTGATGTGCCGGAACAGGTTCCAGCGGCTTGCGCCGTCCACCTGGGCCGCCTCGTAGAGGGTCACGTCGATGGCCTGGAGGCCGGCCAGGAAGAAGATCACCACGCTCCCGACGCCACGCCAGAAGCTGAACATGATCACCCAGAACGGCATCCAGAACTCGCTGCGCGTCCAGATGATCGGGCCGGCCCCGACCAGGTCGAGCAGGCTGTTGAGCGCGCCGAACTTCGCCGGATAGAGGAAGACAGCCAGCGTCTGGGCCAGCACCGCGCCCGAGATGACGACGGGCAGGTACCAGATGGTCCGGTAGGCGGCGCGGCCCTTGATCTGCTCGTTGAGCATCAGCGCGATGCCGAACCCGACGCCGAGCTCCAGCACCAGCACGACGATGCCGAACAG from Chloroflexota bacterium carries:
- a CDS encoding sugar ABC transporter permease: MAGVLTHAAHAPLSRGDRWRVWRWRNRQTILAFTILTPLFLYLLLFTWVPILVMAALSLTEWNIVRWPPTFIGLENYIEILTTPYYHKVIWNTVLFGIVVLVLELGVGFGIALMLNEQIKGRAAYRTIWYLPVVISGAVLAQTLAVFLYPAKFGALNSLLDLVGAGPIIWTRSEFWMPFWVIMFSFWRGVGSVVIFFLAGLQAIDVTLYEAAQVDGASRWNLFRHITIPQLAPVTLFVFMTSLVRTLQTWEAPLVLTFGGPNNSTRTLVYSMYSDAFGNLAMGMAAAQSMLLLVVLMTLSGLNLRFFRQRG
- a CDS encoding carbohydrate ABC transporter permease; this encodes MNTTRRRPLWLSALIYTVLTVTSIIILYPIAFMVLATFTSTEQYYRSAYMPIPDSLSLKNYLIILGNCSQGCIWQSMLITVGRSLWYIFWALLIAIMGGYAFGRLQFPFKTPLFVFFLSGLMVPPLLTILPLYIMLARWPLVGGNDIWGMGGHGFVNEWPALGILGLVNVIALFLVKQNYEMLPGDFEEAARVDGAGTLRVIFQIYVPMLKPALTAVAILEFVQIWNDYFSPLILVGGNREVTPVALTVQRLIYSYTQQQAETVADFPLIFAAATLMSLPTIFVYLALQRYFVQGLVSTGVKG